One Carassius carassius chromosome 20, fCarCar2.1, whole genome shotgun sequence DNA segment encodes these proteins:
- the si:ch73-344o19.1 gene encoding mucin-2: MRTQRAFIIWTAMVLHLSIIKGQTTDSSPDVRSTLNEVTPKNRMTSASDILESQATTAYQRVSSPSADFTTEVTPTVPPPSKSSKDAVEHNDSSPSPVISQTPALQEDTTLNTDTASGPGSSTGSTSVSYLKSTILYSVASTAPATSISPSEGPQTVSTPASSVIQTTQTAPPFTPTYPQTSQVILTSSSKVTGPAPLEDQDEPSELDVGDQESGKVPHRPASPLDPLLAALVTIFIICTAMVSAVLFLKFRQRSEHPEFHRLQDLPMDDLLEDTPLSRYTY, encoded by the exons ATGAGGACTCAACGCGCTTTTATTATATGGACTGCGATGGTTCTTCATTTGTCTATAATAAAAG GTCAGACCACAGACTCATCCCCAGACGTGAGGTCCACTCTGAATGAAGTCACTCCGAAAAATCGCATGACTTCAGCAAGTGACATTTTGGAATCACAAGCCACTACAGCCTATCAACGCGTCTCCTCTCCTTCAGCCGATTTCACAACGGAGGTCACACCTACTGTTCCTCCTCCATCAAAGTCATCCAAAGACGCTGTAGAGCACAATGACAGCTCTCCTTCACCAGTCATCTCACAGACCCCTGCACTACAAGAAGACACCACCCTCAACACGGACACAGCTTCGGGACCAG GTTCTTCTACTGGCAGTACGTCAGTTTCTTATTTGAAGAGCACCATTTTATATTCAGTAGCCTCCACAGCTCCTGCAACATCCATCAGTCCAAGTGAAGGACCTCAGACAGTCTCTACTCCAGCCAGCAGCGTGATCCAGACAACACAAACAGCTCCACCATTCACTCCCACTTACCCTCAGACATCTCAGGTCATCCTGACCAGCAGTTCAAAGGTCACTGGACCTGCTCCTTTGGAAGACCAGGATGAACCTTCTGAACTGGATGTGGGGGATCAAG AGTCAGGGAAGGTTCCCCACCGCCCTGCATCACCTCTGGACCCCCTGCTTGCTGCTCTGGTCACCATTTTCATTATTTGCACTGCCATGGTTTCAGCCGTCCTCTTCCTCAAGTTCCGTCAACGTAGTGAGCATCCAGAATTCCACCGGCTTCAAGACCTTCCTATG GATGATCTCCTTGAAGACACGCCATTGTCAAGATACACCTATTAG